The Eleutherodactylus coqui strain aEleCoq1 chromosome 6, aEleCoq1.hap1, whole genome shotgun sequence genome window below encodes:
- the ICMT gene encoding protein-S-isoprenylcysteine O-methyltransferase, with translation MAGVGLVVEGRVSVFSFVLGVSVISLPFITSRYTEPGQTLLGSSPGRITLLVFVALMNGVLLLLYRAPFYQVAIRAAFLGFAFGCGLLVSITQSPWRHFGWYMCSLSFFHYSEYLITAMNNPRSLSLDSFLLNHSLEYTLAAISSWVEFTIEQTIYPELKQITWLSVIGLFMVLFGESLRKSAMLTAGSNFNHIVQNEKSETHTLVTGGVYAWFRHPSYVGWFYWSIGTQVLLCNPVCLVGYTLASWRFFRERVEEEEFSLIHFFGQEYIDYKRTVPTGLPFINGVKVEP, from the exons ATGGCCGGCGTCGGGCTGGTAGTGGAGGGCAGAGTGAGTGTGTTCAGTTTCGTGCTCGGTGTGTCGGTCATCTCGCTGCCGTTCATCACCAGCCGGTACACGGAGCCGGGGCAGACCCTGCTGGGCAGCTCGCCGGGGAGGATAACGCTGCTCGTGTTTGTAGCGCTTATGAACGGAGTCCTGCTGCTCCTCTACCGGGCTCCCTTCTACCAG GTTGCCATCAGAGCTGCTTTCTTAGGCTTTGCGTTTGGTTGTGGCCTGTTGGTGAGCATCACGCAGTCACCATGGAGGCACTTTGGGTG GTACATGTGCTCCCTCTCGTTCTTCCACTACTCTGAATACTTAATTACTGCAATGAACAATCCCAGGAGCCTGTCGCTGGACTCCTTCCTGCTGAACCACAGCCTGGAATACACGCTGGCCGCCATCTCCTCCTGGGTAGAGTTCACCATAGAGCAAACCATTTATCCAG AACTGAAGCAGATCACGTGGCTGAGCGTCATTGGGCTCTTTATGGTTCTCTTCGGGGAGTCTCTGAGGAAATCCGCCATGCTCACAGCCGGCTCCAACTTCAATCACATCGTTCAAAATGAGAAATCGGAAACACACACTCTGGTGACCGGCGGCGTGTACGCCTGGTTCAGGCACCCGTCCTACGTGGGCTGGTTCTACTGGAGCATTGGGACGCAG GTTTTGCTCTGTAACCCTGTCTGTCTAGTTGGCTACACTCTGGCGTCCTGGAGATTTTTCCGCGAACGGGTCGAGGAGGAGGAATTCTCGCTGATTCACTTCTTCGGGCAGGAATATATAGATTATAAAAGGACTGTCCCCACGGGCTTACCCTTCATAAATGGAGTCAAGGTGGAGCCATAG